aattaatcagaatattCATAGATTATTCAGACTTGtcatagattaaattttatattctgccaaaattattttaaagttattaaatttttctgccaCCTTTATTTGACTCTGTAATCATTTTCAACCGGCGTGcttgtttattaaacaaattcaaaaatattgttttgcgACTGTTATGTTTATCTTAATCCTTTCTATCTTCCCAAGAACAATTGAATATACACCTTATAAAAGATGTACCTTGGACATACATGAAAAGTGTAtacataacttttatttcaattactaATCTCTTTCTACTTGCAggtattttaacatttacgtCGGGAAAATTTAGACAATACGACTATTCATTAGCcgaaaatttaagaaaatatcgtTCAATCCACCCTCCAAAATACGATTTGGGAAAAATCAAAGTGCCAGTGGCATTACATTACAGTACCAACGATTGGCTAGCTCATGTCAATgtacgtatttaaatatacatacatatatgcagTATATTTGtgcgtatgtgtatgtgtaaggGTAATAgtttgtacaattttaaatatatttcctaggatatttttttctcgcacATGCATAAATACATAAGCTTTCCTATATTTTTTGACGGAACAAGTATCCCAAGAATATTCAAAATGCAAAAGTTGAATTACtatattaatcaaacaaaTAGTTgcattacatttacattttgttttcattatttgtaGGATGTCGACAAATTGGAAAAGGAGCTTAGTAATCCATATGGGAAGTTCCGCGTACCACATGAAAAATTCACTCATTTGGACTTCATGTGGGCTAAAGATGTCAAAGAACTTTTATATGACAAGGTCTTAAGTTTGATGACACATTTCCAATGAAGTACTGaggtttattttttagactttgcaaagaaaaaaaatttacaagtttaattttatttatcggaatcttaacataatttattaggattaatatttgatagaaCCATCAATTAAAAGTATCAGTCTATTTTAACAGATTATTTCATGAACTTTTGATAattctcgaaatattttttgcgtcttcataaaatatgaaatttgtgatgtctaaaaattaataagatattaataattttttccactTGACTTCctaagagatattttttaaggtTCTTGAATGACTCGTTGCGATTATGTTAGAATATAAAGCGAGAAATTAATGTGCTTAAAACGTTGCATTTTATTagcaaataaaagtatatttcacaaaaaatataactcaTTTTAGCACATTTGTAAAATGCGCTGAAAAATCTGACAGAGCCTGTTAACATTACAACGGAGTTTGCTCGATTTCTGTTACCAGTTtactaatgtaaaatgtaaataggTTCTGTCGATAGAATGTTAGCAGAATGGCTCAGTCGAGTTTAGTCtgctaacatttttttttattctgttgcCAGTTTGCTAATATTCTGCCAACATTTTGCTGATTGGGTAAGGAGCTTGGAGccttaaattaatgatatattaggtcggtattcatagttaaatcttaataatatttaagcattttaataatatttaaacatattagcattttaagacattacttAAGACGGTCTTGAAGTAAATATCAAACTGTGAATACCGACCTTAGGGATAtactgttataattaattttaaatttaacttctAAATTTAGATGACTATTGACATGGTGATTATGAACTAATAATATCTCGATACCTAtcaagatattatattatctcctattatttcaattttcaagTATAGAGAATGTGATAAGCTAAAGGTCTTTATTCTGTGAGAgatcatttataatataaacttgcCTTAATTtgcaagtaatttttaaagactGAAAGATGTGTAAAtaggttaaaaaatttattgttatagtATACAgcaataaactaaataaaaaaatatataatcatattaataaatgtaataaatataatattttcaatattattcattacaaataaaataaaaaaataatttactcaaattttgcaaaaaaaaattctctgaaactttttaagttttccgagaattttatttaaaattccaaataaaattagaaagaattttctatAATGCAGCTttgaaataactttattttattatggatagtgtataattttgtatattaattaaatatcgtaaaatgaCATCGATAGTGACgtactaaaaataaacttcttttgttttttatataaactaccATTCTACCCTACATTTTCatgcgtactttaattctgtaataCTTTTACAATGCTATAAGGCTAATTAAAAGactaatttaaaacttatcaGTAAAACAGGCGACTTAGGGATCCCTATAAAGGATCCCATATCGTACAATGGCAGAGCAATAGGaacagaaaacaaaaattatgaacAAAGAATTATCGCCCCACATGACTTATTCCGATGCACAGTGATGTAACAAGAAACAACTGTTGATTCATATTGCTATTATGTTATGGTACATCAGAAACACATCGGAagcgataatttatttataatttctgtttCCTGTTTCTATAATTACCTGTTCCTTGCATTGTGCTTAAGAGTTTGCAGCCTCTGATATCAAATGATTTGGTCCAAATCCGAAAGTTACACGTAAAACAATTTTGGATGTATTATttaccattattattaattcttttaacaaaaactCACAAATTACGAGAAAATGTcatttattgctaattttattttacattatcaaaaaaaaaaaaatcaaggaaacaattttatcattaaagaaaataaaatttaaaagacaagtttaaattctcaaaaaattatttcatcaataaaaaaaattcctgaaaatgattaaaatccataattttcaaggaaaaaaataacaccCTAAAACTTTCAGGTTTTCCCAGATTTTCCTGATAGCAAACActctaaattctatttttagaaGAAAGCACTCTGAAAGAAagtacttttacaaatatatacgtatgttttatataaatacgaaCGTGTATGGtgtagtaaatatttatagttaataTCATTAAGAGCGGAAGTAAGGTACACACTACATGAGAAcaaaattacgtaaattatGCATAAACAGATAGCCAAGTGGCCATTCCATATTATGTTCCGTATTGTTCACAAGGTTAAATTTTATCGAGAACACATTATTGATGGTCCTACAATATCGCGTAAGCCataaagtgtgtgtgtgtgtgtgttttacgAAAATACGTGTGACCATAATTTGTTTTTCCTGTTATTTCAACATTGTAATTAtgggaaaaattttattttgtggcATCTGAtctcttatatataaaataccttCACTTCTCTGGATTATATATTGCACTCGGGCATATTAAGATAGGCTACTTATGAAGCCATAGGTATCCGTAGGTAGAGGTATTCTGTGGGAAAAGGATAGCATAAAAATTACACTTTTCTAATGGGCAATGTAATTTGCAAATCAATACTAATATTAGTGGCAGCTCAGTAGAGATTTCCCCACTAATTCGTGTTAGAGATATTCCTGAATATTTGATCCATCCCTTCGTTCGTGGTATACGCCTCTCACTACCTCATAAGCAGTCTATCTTAATATATTACGACTGCGcttcactaaaaaaaaaggtacatCGTTTCATGGGTGGAactgatttttattgttaagcACAATAATATTCATCTGCTTTTACCGCATCTTCTGCATGCAGACTCGATCGTGAAATCGGCGGAAGTACACAGTGTGATCCTCGAAAGCTCCGAAGATTCCCAAAAAAATCcaaaacaattttgtcacGCACATTTGTATTAATCCCATGTATTTATTGCAGAAAAAATAACTTGCTATTTGCGCTCCAAAAGCGGATCTCGATGTTTTAGCAAATCAAATGAATGTGACAACTACCGCTTAACAGCGTAACAGATTCGTCAATTAACGTGTATACAAAGTACAACTGGCTCTCACTACTGACGATTAAATTCGAACCTATTAGCGACGTATTTCTTGAACCAATCTCATGTAGCGAGTACGGCGAAAGCATGACGTACATTATATAACACCGTAAAGATACAGCTCGTcgtgttattaataatatatgcaatatttatgAGTCAGTAAACCTGCTggaatatatgtacaataaataaatagaaagaaagaaacgtCAGGTCAAACGTTTTCGGATGTTCTCAAGGACAAATTGAAGTGTGACTCGGTATTTTTTATCGTGATTATACTTTCGAAAGATTCTCCTACATATTCGCTGCTTATAAAAGTGGCATTGcgaacttttatttaaaaaaaaaaaatcatgcacGATAAGtgatttgatattatttaatagtcAGTCTAAAATTTGACAATGTAGCAACGTTCACGATAATCAAATACTGCAAAGCTGAAATTTAACTGCACATTTCGaatcaattttgttattgATGCCTACTGGTTTTCTCTTGCTGCTAATCTCTTAGCAATAAATTGCTGGATGCTTATGAACAAAATGTATGCCGTTTTATCTTAAGAgcatttatattacaagatATTGTAATccctttgattattaaatagttatacgtgtatacatatgtatatataactttaatatatatatatatatataaaatttccttttttaaataattttagattaataaaatttaaattctttcttcAAAAGTTTCCAATAAGACATGGGTTGCGTTTCCTCTAACTCACTGTAAGAGCTATAAGCATAATTTCACTGTTATTGTTTACCAAATACTGAATAAGAAGAAAGGATGCTTACAAACGTTATGTGAACACGAAAAGCAAACGCAcctatattattgtaaaaaattatgatatatcttaataaataagttattattaatattaataacaaaaatgtttaattattaaacaaaagttatattcaaagagaaaaaattctagatttaatattactcAAGATTACAATTTCATTAAACTTATACGAACTTGAGCAAGGCTTTCGAGGCAAAGCGTCGCGCACTTTGTTTACACGTGTTCAGCAGTTTGCTGCAAAGAcagggaagaggaggaggaagccAGTAGACGTAAAAAAATGACAGTTGCCCGAAATGTGCAACTAAATTTCAGCTCTGAAATACtgcatgaaaaattgtttgaagATTGcactatatgtataaataatatatcatatatgtataatctatattttatatatatatatacatatatgtatatatacatatatttatttatatatatatacatatatatgtaccgTAATATGGAGTGttgaatattacataaaagaatttaatatggGCAGGTGATATTTCCTTTCTGGAAATGAATATTCTCCTAAGTATACATCGCCTCGAGATAAAATGTCCGTCTTCTCccgttttttatattataatctgtgtgcacaatataaaaatgaaggtAGCAATGAACGAGTCAGATTATTTAATAGCATGTTAGTTTTATATCCGATCGAAATAAAGTTATCGATAGATTAGTGTACGTGTACGATGATTATCGCACGTCGAAAGATTGAGctccattttgtttttcttgttcgattattttttttcgagaaTTCTTACTCTAACAAAAAATGTCAGTCGCAGTTTCATAGTAAATACAAAATCAAGTTAATCAGCGTGTGGTAAGAGATGACAATGGTTAccgattaatataaaataacaattgcagGGGCAATCAATCTCATTTCCAGCTTACATTCATTATTGGCGATTATTTTAACGGATATCATGTACTTCCCAGTTTTTATATTCAAGCGAAAGTACGCTCGATGTAAACCTACTCGACATGAAATATGGAATACATTTAGTGTCGCTCGAACACCGTgcgttaaacaattatattaaaatttactaagtTAAAATCGCCAGTAATGAACTTAACCATATTCTGCGTATTTacctaataatataaaacaagaaCACAACAAACTTCCTGGcatacaaaatacattttaacatgTAAAGTTGTAtgtcatatttttcttctcttttttccctCAGTTTGTCTCCCTATTCTGACCGTCTTAGAATTTTTTACGGATTATCCTTCCGCTTACATAACGACAACTAATATATCAAGAAACATGGATATTTCTTTCCGACATCATTTGCTTATCGGGAGTATGCGttgcttttttaaaacaaattttttaatgtgtacaTAATGAAGTTTCTTTTACACATGGCGgtgatttttaaatgtatgtatttttcataGTGAGcaagggaggaagagaggaagGTAAAAGGATGTTTAGGAGAATAGCGAAACAAGGTTTACCCGCTTTTAAAGAGGAGAATGGCTACCTGACCAAGgtagaaatagataaaatgtCTTGTTTCGTGCGTTACATAGCTACCAAAATTACGTCCTACAATACAATGCCACGTTGGGTTGTACTTTTTATCGAACTCTTTCTTGATAAACGCTGCAATGTCCTGAAAACCAAAACCAGTggatattaatgatataatcAATAGCGTTATTGATTTAACAATTTCATCCTGTACAACTAGACAATTTacgtaacaaataatataaaacagaaGTTCTCTAGAGAACAAAATCGGTCTTTAATGTAATTTCGATTGCATTGAAATGTTACAAACGTTAAAGTTTCTCGAGTCTATAAGATTGATAAGAActgaataaattatgttataccaaatattaatttacaacatttgtattaaatatttttattctctcttgtatctttatctttgtagttttttattcatatgcAAAATCATTGCCAGTACTTTcagtacaaattattttattaaatgctcAGTACAAAGacatcaatttaaattttaacaatttactaTAAAACAAGTTAAGATTCttattaaacaaaagaaaaaaaagtattctgATCATATCTTAAATTTTCCATTCTTTGCTTAATACACTTGTATGCACAATGTTCACACATGCTGCGTTATCTACTATATCTctatatgttgaaaaaaagtacCAAGAAAGAGAATGTACCTTttcaatgttatatttttcgaGAGCTTGAGTGGCACAATCAACAGCGTCTTGCTGCATCTCCTCTGACATATCAGCATTTTTGATTACTGCTTTTCGGTCCGACATCTTGTTTGTTCTAGAACAGAGATATAACATTGTTATACTATGATGCTGTATTATCGTATAATGAAACACATCTTTCTAATGCAAACACTGCGAGGGATACCACGACTTGTGTCTCGTCACGAGCACAATCAGAACAAACATCCGCAAATGTAGGATAAATAACTCGATTACTTACAGTGTCATGCTAGAAATATGATCTTAAATTATCtttgttaaatgtataaattatattattacataattgtattttttaattttacttgaaaGGAATCTCTTAAGGAatccaattattataatatctcaTTAAAACTTCAatcttctaaataaaaaaagcatttaagaTCCAATTTCCAGTATTTCATGCCCGTATTCATAGTCAGGTCTTATACTTAAGGCTTCCTTAAATTCATCTTTAGATACTTTGTAGCCAATGCAATGATCCGTAAAACATCTAAAGATAAACTTAAGGAGACCTTAAATATAAGGTTTGACTATGAATATGGGCATTAGACATTGCAATTGAGTCATTTTGTTCTATAGATTtgttctttttacttttcatcTGCCATTGataagacaaaaaataaaaagtacaaagaGTTCAACTGAAAAGAACAGACCTTTCGTCATTTGGGGTAAGACGctttaatgacaaaaattcagagaaataaattcaaaacaaGTTTGTTTTGCCACTTTTTCAGTTCATATCACTTTCAAAACAAACAGCTTAAGCCTGTATCCCATTAACTACTAACACCAATCAGACTGGTGATTGTGATTGACAATCAGACTAGTTGCAATCGCTATTTGTTGTGCTCTTTTGTTGAATTGCTGGATTGATAATCAAAGTTGCAACTGCCAATTGGATTGTTGTCAGTAGTTGATGATGTGATACAGGCTTTattgataaagttttattagatCTGTTCTTTTTGGCTGCACTCTgctgcaataagttagaataagaaaaaatatacttgtattactttaacttattggaCCAGTATAGATAAAAGAACAGGCCAATTGTCAACATTTTGCACTTGCTGATTAAATGCAGGGGTGAAATGCATAAAGATcaacaggaaaaaaaaacttcacaatcatatgtaaaataaatgacCCAATTAAACTGGAAATTCAATCTTAAATGCTTTAttgaatacttaaaatattattaattgcatttaactTCATTTGAACTCTCAAGTCTACTTACTGTTACATTTTtagaagtataaaattttcttattaaaaaaaagtacatttaaGATCAGGTTTCCAGCACCGTCAGCATAGGTCGCTTATTCTACAGCTTTTCTGTTCTCTTCAGCTAAACTTGTCACATGGTTCATCTTGCTGCCCTTTTCTCTGCTAGAGAGAACACAAGATGA
This genomic window from Monomorium pharaonis isolate MP-MQ-018 chromosome 8, ASM1337386v2, whole genome shotgun sequence contains:
- the LOC105837537 gene encoding dynein light chain 2, cytoplasmic, which codes for MSDRKAVIKNADMSEEMQQDAVDCATQALEKYNIEKDIAAFIKKEFDKKYNPTWHCIVGRNFGSYVTHETRHFIYFYLGQVAILLFKSG